CTTGAATGCCCATTCACCGTCAAGCGATTCGAAGAGTTCTTCGGGAGATATCATCCCACTACCGGTATACTCAACCTCAAATACTTCCTCTGCCGGCAGATAGAGAATCTTCTCTTTTATCTCGCCTTTCATTAGTTTGAACGCAGACTTCTCATCTGGTGTTGCAACTTTTGTCTTACACTTCTCTCTCATCTCAAAGAACCCGTCAGGGAAAAAACCATCCTTCACGCTGACCACAACCATATCGCCTGTCGATATTTCGACGAAACTATAACAGTAGTTATCTTCGGTGAGATTCAAGATATCAGTACCTTCCGGCAAATTGACTGTTAGATACTCACTTGAGTCCAGGATGTACTCGAACGTTTCGTTATGCCCATCAGATGGGTGTGCACTGACAATCTCCAGATTGCCACGTTCAGGAATTTTGTCCCACGCTTCAAACGCAGTCAGACTCGCCTTAAATGCTGATGCAACGCACGGGCAGACATGTCCATGTGCTTCTGCCAAATCATCCAGCGTGATATCCAGAAGTTCTCCTTCATCATATATCTGAAGCGCAAGGTCAGTACTCTCCTTTGCCGCGCTCATCTCAATCCATTCTGCCACATTCGGGTGCGGCGTAAGCGCGCTGCTATCGTATGCATAAGTCAGGTTATCAAGCAAACCCGGGATCTTACTGTCTGTGAAGTATCCCTCGCTCACCATCAGCGGAACGACAACAGGACCTTCAGCGTTATCAACAATCGGTCTTAGCGTGAATTCAGGGTGAAGCGTCTCGTTATGATGGATAAATGCAGCCTGTGTGCCTGCAAGTCCGATCGCCGGATCGCTCCAGTACGTCAACTTCAATCGTGCCTGATTGGCAAGTGATGATGTGCTGTTCACCCATCCGGCAAAGTTATTCTCTTCATCAGTCCCGTGTGCGACAAGAACGAGCGTCTCGTCTTCCGGATTCTCGCTCAGGTCAGCCGTGCGGTCTGCCACGATCCCTGCCACTAACCAGTGGTCATCCATTGCACCGGTCAGGATGATATCTGCATCGGTATCGATCGGCACAAGTTCCTCTTCTTCTTCATCTCCCGGGTGCCCATTCGCTTGCATACTATCATCAGTATCAGCTTCGAGCGACACATAGGATATTGCGTACAGATTGCCCTTCTGAGCGACCGTCCGCTCCATCTTCACGCCCTCGACAACGACGTCCTCGGCTGTCATCGGAAGTGTGTCTCTCAGTCCAACCACATACTCGATCTCCTGGATATGGCTGCTGTGTGATGAAATAAATAGCGGTACAGCTATTATCTCTGTGACACCAGCATCATCGAGTCTCTCGGCAGCATCGTTGATCGTTTCGTTGGGTACAAACTCGAGGAATCCGAGTTCGACCGGATATGGCAGATCCACCTCTGCGACCGCATCCCGTACGGGGGCGCACCAGTCCTCGCTCGGGCTTCCGTGTGCGATGACAAGTATACCATATTTTTCTTTATTCTCTACTGCTACAGCAGGTATGATCAATGAAATGATCATGATCAATAGCATAATATTTACTGCAAGAGCCTTCCGGCTCTTCTTTGGCTTTGTTTCTTTCATAACATACCTCCTTAAGGTATGATTTTATAGACGGTTAGGTTTAGAAATAGTATACCCAAATAAAATTAGCTTTGAAGTAAAAAACCTAACCCAAACAAGCCAAAACGAACAAGTCAGCTTACTAAAATATATACAATTAAAAAAAAGAAAACCGCCTCTTAACAGGAGCAGCACGATCCGCACTGTGGTGCATTGGTATTTTTAACAATGAACCTTTTTCCTGCTTCATTATCAATAAAATCGATCTCTGCACCATTAGGTGATTCCTGGATACTGGATGCTACAAGTATCCTTACACCATTACTGGTTAATTCAACATCTTCCTCTTTCTTGGTATCATCCAGTTCTGCTGCTACATCAGGTATGATCAACGAAATGATCATCATGATCAATAGCATTGTATGTACTCCAAGTGTATTCAGACTCTTTTTTTGTTTTGTTTCTTTCATAACTTACCTCCTTTTAGGTATTCCTACATTGCTGATTAGGTTCAGAAATACTATACCCAAATAAAACTAGGTCAAAGGTGAATAACCAAACCAGGTAAAGCCAAAAAGAACAAGGCAGCTTGCTAATAGAGCAAGAAAAGTACTCGTAAAAATACTATTTTATTTGAATGAGGAACCGGAAGTGTCTGATCGAAGATGAGTAATGTTAGTAATACCTAGTGTTAAGTCAACCATAAAGTGTCGGATTATAAATGGTATGGGGTACAATTCTAAAATCTAATTATTCAATAATCACACTAGACGCTGATTAACACTGATTAACGCAGATGCAACCTTAAATCAGCGTTAATCTGCGTTAATCAGCGTCTTGAAAATTACTGGAAAATATAACCGTGTCAGATTATATATGTTGCAATATTGTATGGTTGACTCGACACTAGTGGCTGTACGTATCAAGCGTATCAGTAATGATGTGTATCTTCCACACTCTCATTTATTCATAAAAAATCTCTTCCATCTGGCCTGATCTTTATCGGTCTGGAAATCTCAAAAGTACCTGATCTGGTACCTGTACCCTTGCTCTACCAAAAAAAGCTGACGCTTGGTCCCGAAAGTCTGTTCAACGGTACCTTTTGACCCCAGTGTGTAAAAATGAGATGTTTGCTCTTTGGGCCTGAGAATGCGCCCCAATCGTTGTGCTTCCTCCTGACGCGAACCAAATGTACCTGAGACCTGGATCATGACACTGGCATCAGGCAGATCCACTGCAAAGTTTGCAACCTTGGATACCACAAGTATATTGATGCGTCCCGATCTAAGATCACCATAAAGTTTCTCTCTTTCATCATGTTTGGTCTTACCTGTGATAATCGGCAGGTCCAGTGATCTGGCAAGCTTTTCCAACTGCAAAATGAATTGACCGATGATCAGGATGCTCTCACCTGTGTGGTTCTCAAGCAGTTCACATACAAGCTCTGTTTTGCGCTGGTTCTCTGCCGCGATGCGAAACTTAGCGCGTTTATCAGCATGGGCATACTCAAGCTCATCTTCAGCCGAAAGAGGAACGCGATACTCGGTACAGATGGCTTTAGCGATATAGCCGCGACTCTCAAGCGTCTTCCACGGTACATCATATCGCTTGGGACCGATTAGTGCAAAGACATCATCCTCTTTACCATCTTCGCGTACCAGCGTTGCAGTCAGCCCAAGCCGCCGTCTGGCTTGAATTGCTGTTGTTGCACGAAATACCGGAGCCGGGAGCATGTGTACCTCGTCATATATAATGAGTCCCCAGTTATGCTCGGTAAAGATGTCCAGGTTGTGCAATGAATCATCTTTTGAGCGATGATGTGTCAACATCTGGTATGTGGTGATCGTGATCGGCTTGATCTCTTTGACACGTCCTGTAAACTCGCCAATGTCCGTTTCTTCTATGTGGGTCTTGGAGAGAAGTTCATCGCGCCATTGCGCAACTGAGACATTATTAGTGGCGATGATCAGGGTGTGACTTGATATCTGGGCAATAGTCCCAAGTCCTATGATCGTCTTACCTGAACCGCAGGGAAGAACAATCACTCCACTGCCCCCCGTTTTCTCTCCAGCACAATAAAACAGGTCTACGGCATCTTTTTGATAATCGCGCAGCGCAAAAGAATCTCCGTTAAGATCAATGCTGCGCAAAGTTATATCGAACTGTTCCCCATCCAGATATCCGCACAGATCCTTGACAGGGTAGCCTGCCTTTATCAGTGCGTGTTTAAGATCGCCGCGTCTGACATGTGGTATGAAAAGTCCGGGGAGACTGTCATTATCCACCCAAAAGTGTTCTAATGACTCAATGTTACGGATCCGTTCCAGAATACGGGAGTCTTTCACTTCAAGCTTTAGGCAATCATGCGCAGCTTTCTGTAATACTAACTTACCATAGGTCTCATGCCACTCCCTCATGTCAACAATGACATTTGACGGAATGTCATAACGCGAGAAGTCTTCAAGACCACAGGCAATCTCTTTAAACGACACACCCAATGCTGCCGCATTCCATAGCGACAATGGTGTAACCCTGTAGGTGTGGATAAACTCTGGCGATTTTACCAGCTCTGCAAAAAGAGCTAAAAAGTCCCGGCATTCTACGTACCCCGGGTGTCCGACCTCAAGCATCAAAGTGCGGTCGCTCTGGATGATGAGCGGTTTTTCTGAACTCATGCAATATCCTCGATCTTGATGAAGTAATCCTGTTTCAGTGCCTTACTGACTTTCTTTACCTCTGGTTCATATTGACTGGCAAATGAGAGTGTCAATTTGCTCCAATCAGCAGCAACAGGGCATCTGGCAGCTATAAGTCCTTTGCGGAATTCTTCCATCAACTCTTTTGCCGGAAAGTGGAATGTGATCTGGACCTCCCGCTTTATTGTCACTGGCTTCTTAATTTTTGCTCCTGCTTTTACTTTTGAAACGCTTGAATCGCGTTTCGGAAAGACTGTGCGTACACCGTCAGGAAGAAGCGTAAGTGCCGAAGAGCGATGTTTTATGTGAAGAGGGATCAACTCATTCTGCTCAAGATGCGTGAACAACCTATCAGGTGAATGCACGATCCTCATCGTGGGTGATATACGTTGGATCGTGAATTGGTCTATTTCGGGCAGATCTTTGTCCCCTTCAAAAAGCACAGCCTTCTCATACAGAGTAAACGCTTCTGAAGCCCCGACCCACTCTTCAAGTTCGATTCGAACATTCTGTGGCAGTTTCTGATAGCTTAATTTCTCCAGGAGCCTGATCACATCAAGGTCTCCTCTTATGCTCAATTGAGTCAGAACCTTCTTTTTTCGAAGTTTTAAGATGCTTGCTTTATCCTTCGTTACAACATCTGCAAGTTTAGTCAATTGCGTAATGATCCGAACCGGATATAATTCCGATTCCACATGCACCTCAAAATTCGGCTGTACTGTAACTTTTGGTTCTATGATCTTACCGCCCATCACGTGCAGGAACTTATCATTGACCCGAAACGCCTGAAGCTGATCTATCTCGGGCAGGTCTCCCTTATACTCTGTTTTGGAATAGGCAACCTCAATATATCCTAAAATAAGGGGTAATCCTTCAAGGAATCGTTCCACATAGCGACCTTCCACCCGCTCAAATGCATCTGCATCACTCTCTAATATCTTAATCTCTTTATCCCATCTCTCACCTTCACGAAAATTGCCATATCGACCATTTTTTACATCCTGTTTGTATCTATATTTTGGCTTATCAGGGATAAGAAAATATGGATGATGCTTTTTCAGGTATTGGATCAATGAGGAGGTAGTGTACCAAACACCGGGTTTACAGGATTGTAAAACTTCAAGAAGAAATCGCCTGCCTCTGGCAAAATCCAAATCCGGTATAATACCGGTCGCACATCCCCTGGTAGAAAAACCCAATAGCCTGCCAAGTGCACTTGTGTTGTAAAACTCATTTTTATCATCACGATAATGATTTACCAGTGGATCAAGAAGCTTCTGCTCCTGCTCTAAAAGTGGCAGATCAATAAACTCTTCATATTCTTCAGCATTTATATCAATATAATTGTCAGGGAATGATGGCTCACTACTGGTGTATCCTACATATATCCCTTCAGTGTCGTAGTTTACAAACTTGAATACATGCGCCAGTATATCGACATAATTTATCCACTCGGAATATCCATTTTTTTCTACTTCTTCTATTGCATAGGAATCGCTCATAAGTTTTGCCAATCGCTTTGAGTCAGCTCGGTTAAGCTCATTACTTCGGTGCAGCCGTTTTACATCGCGGTCCTGAATATACTCAACATAAACATGCAGATCATGACGCAGATCATACTGGTTGGAAAAGACACTCAGTTCGTTGCCCAGTTCATTGATATTCGCCGGAGCTAAGTTTGGGTCTGGTTGCATCATTCATTACTCACCTTCTTGATCACATGTCCTGATGTTTCCACAAGTTTTTCTATCGCAGGAAGAAGGTCACAGGGAAATGCGATGTAATCATCCGGAAGCGATACAAGACTATGCGAGCCGGCATACGACTTTTCGATCTGCACCTTAAGGCTCAGATCTTTTACCCGTGCAATCATCAGGTCTTCATGGATTATCTGTTTACCCCATCTCTTTTCAGCCATCTTGATCGCGGTCCTAAAACCGGATGAATTATTTTTAAGCCATGCGAAAACACCCTCTTTCTGAACTGTCGTAAACGCATTCCCGATCTTGATAAAGCTGGCGGTCGCTCGCAGATTGGAATCATGGACATCCAGGATTGCAACCGAAGCCAGCACTTCCAGTGCGGTAAATGGTATGGTCATCAGATCCAAGGCTACTGTACCGTCTGGCTCAACCTGTAGATACTGCCCGGGCGAAGATGAAGTTGTATATTCCAGGGAATCATCAGGTAAACGGTAGTATGCCTTTCCATCTACCACAACTTTTTTCAGGCAACCCCACTCCCAGCCGACCTCACATATCTGTTCACATGGGTAATCCGCTGTCTCTCCTGTAAAGATCTTTAGCATCACTGCGAGACTATCTGCGGGTAGCCATTCATGCTTCCTGAGTTGTGAGAGTGCATAGAGCGTAACTTCAATGGGAGTCATGTCGCCACTCTGCATCTCAGTATTTGCTTCAACGGACGCATGCCAGCAGGCTCGCTGCCATTTCAACAGGCGACTTGCTCTGAACTTTTCATCTCCAATAGACAGATTGCCATCTTTGATTATGAGTGTGAAAGATCTTTGATTTGATAAAAGAGATGGTTTTTGCTTCCCTCCAATAATCTCCTGCAGTTTATCACGCAACACCTTTCTCTTGAAATTACCGGCTTTATTAAATTTCGAAGCTTTGACAATAGGTGGAAGAAAAACTCCGAATTCCAAAGGAAAAGAGAATCGCAAGCGTTCCAGCTTGGTAGAGCTGAAATACGGACGCTCTTCCTGCTCTATGATAATGAGCACACCCTTTCGCACCAGATTATTCTTCACTTTTTTAAATGTCTCGTTATACCGCTGGTTAAATGTCCCATAATAATACCCTTTTGCAGGTTTTGCGCTACCGTATAGTCTCTCAAAGTACTTGATACTAACTTTTTTGTTTATCTTATTGAGCAAGTGGAGGAATACAACTTCTTCGTGGGTTAATGAGTCCAGTGCTTCTTTTATGCCAATCGTGGAGATGAAAAAGTTTTCAAAAACGTCACGAGAAGTTGCTTCCTTGACAGGAAAACCACGGCTTTTGCAGATTGCCTTAATATCAGACTCATTGATATCATTTGTGCACATCTGCTTCAACATAATTTGTGTATCCATTCAATATCACCTATTTGGGTATAGCATAAGTCCTCTGTCTTGATGAT
The sequence above is a segment of the ANME-2 cluster archaeon genome. Coding sequences within it:
- a CDS encoding DEAD/DEAH box helicase family protein produces the protein MSSEKPLIIQSDRTLMLEVGHPGYVECRDFLALFAELVKSPEFIHTYRVTPLSLWNAAALGVSFKEIACGLEDFSRYDIPSNVIVDMREWHETYGKLVLQKAAHDCLKLEVKDSRILERIRNIESLEHFWVDNDSLPGLFIPHVRRGDLKHALIKAGYPVKDLCGYLDGEQFDITLRSIDLNGDSFALRDYQKDAVDLFYCAGEKTGGSGVIVLPCGSGKTIIGLGTIAQISSHTLIIATNNVSVAQWRDELLSKTHIEETDIGEFTGRVKEIKPITITTYQMLTHHRSKDDSLHNLDIFTEHNWGLIIYDEVHMLPAPVFRATTAIQARRRLGLTATLVREDGKEDDVFALIGPKRYDVPWKTLESRGYIAKAICTEYRVPLSAEDELEYAHADKRAKFRIAAENQRKTELVCELLENHTGESILIIGQFILQLEKLARSLDLPIITGKTKHDEREKLYGDLRSGRINILVVSKVANFAVDLPDASVMIQVSGTFGSRQEEAQRLGRILRPKEQTSHFYTLGSKGTVEQTFGTKRQLFLVEQGYRYQIRYF